A stretch of bacterium DNA encodes these proteins:
- a CDS encoding helix-turn-helix domain-containing protein, which translates to MKKRFYILFIFLLCNSVKVYSDKTDTIPPSYFWITPKEFSILTTNSIKLCVDVNDKTNGTGIESVKFYAHYYDYTCTEIHKEFIGEVKDFPYEFLWDCSNIPDQCLDALILYCDVTDSLGNVSSVPQGKVNGYGLKIVLDRNPYFKDLQLLAHRINKPVIIDGNLSEWAPKDSIVFSNNDDNIIVYSTWDKKNLYFGIKVYDKYVTSPFDKDDTKIKNIPLGDKIEIYLDTLHDHAQIRDSHHPSYIFCASGLVFQRTMVFNGVQYESIEDYNLNASVSVQGTLNNTTDIDQGYIIELALPWEKMDVDKKNIKSMGLEIWTNDQDYANENKFYAGWSTRAGYLFNPSEWGNIIFVDKKVLSLKYLVFIGFLISVMLAYISIRVIKTFKSKDEDERVFDSHIKNAIEYIKEHYSEETLSREEVAQFVCLSPSYFGNLFKNECGLNFTEFLIRLRIEKAKKLLITTHKPISEIANEIGFNDQSYFCRVFRKKEKKSPGLFRKKYLKHNNPLEVQ; encoded by the coding sequence ATGAAAAAAAGATTCTATATATTGTTTATATTTTTGTTATGCAATTCCGTAAAAGTCTATTCAGATAAAACCGATACCATCCCCCCATCGTATTTCTGGATAACTCCTAAAGAATTCTCGATACTCACCACTAACTCAATAAAACTATGTGTGGATGTCAATGATAAAACAAATGGGACAGGAATTGAAAGTGTAAAATTTTATGCCCATTATTATGATTATACTTGTACGGAAATACATAAAGAGTTTATCGGTGAAGTTAAGGATTTTCCCTATGAATTCCTTTGGGATTGCTCCAATATTCCTGATCAATGCCTTGATGCCCTGATTTTATATTGTGATGTTACCGACAGTTTGGGCAATGTATCCAGTGTCCCCCAGGGAAAAGTAAATGGATATGGGCTTAAAATTGTGCTTGATAGAAATCCATACTTTAAAGATTTACAATTACTTGCCCATAGAATAAACAAACCCGTTATAATTGACGGTAATCTGAGTGAGTGGGCTCCAAAGGACAGCATTGTTTTTTCTAACAATGATGATAACATTATTGTCTATTCAACATGGGATAAAAAAAATCTCTATTTTGGTATAAAAGTATATGATAAGTATGTCACAAGTCCTTTTGATAAAGATGATACTAAAATTAAAAATATACCACTGGGAGATAAAATCGAAATATATCTTGATACACTTCATGATCATGCTCAAATCCGCGATTCACATCATCCGAGTTATATATTCTGCGCCTCCGGTTTGGTTTTTCAACGTACAATGGTTTTTAACGGTGTTCAGTATGAAAGCATTGAGGATTACAATTTAAACGCGTCAGTATCAGTTCAAGGTACATTGAACAATACCACAGATATTGATCAAGGATATATCATTGAACTTGCATTACCTTGGGAAAAAATGGATGTTGATAAGAAGAATATAAAAAGTATGGGGCTTGAAATATGGACTAATGACCAGGATTATGCAAACGAAAATAAATTTTATGCCGGATGGTCCACAAGAGCCGGATACTTATTTAATCCGAGTGAGTGGGGTAATATAATATTTGTAGACAAAAAAGTTTTAAGTTTAAAATATCTTGTTTTCATAGGATTCCTTATTTCAGTGATGCTTGCCTATATATCGATAAGGGTTATAAAAACATTTAAATCAAAAGATGAAGATGAAAGAGTATTCGATAGCCACATTAAAAATGCAATAGAATACATCAAAGAACACTATTCAGAGGAAACTCTCTCAAGGGAAGAAGTTGCACAATTTGTATGTTTATCTCCTTCGTATTTTGGAAATCTCTTTAAAAATGAATGTGGATTGAATTTTACTGAGTTTCTTATACGGTTGAGGATCGAGAAAGCCAAAAAGCTCCTGATTACGACACATAAACCTATTTCAGAAATTGCTAATGAAATTGGTTTTAACGATCAGTCTTATTTTTGTCGCGTTTTTAGAAAAAAAGAAAAAAAGTCCCCCGGATTGTTCCGCAAAAAATACCTCAAACACAATAATCCTCTTGAAGTACAATAA
- a CDS encoding IS1 family transposase (programmed frameshift): MPMDCPRCKSSHVVKNGSVKGVHKHLCRACGFQFTRTTPRGKPLKTKILAVVLYLSGLSLNRIGQLCGVSAQSVLNWIRDYAAEHAERPRPEGQTVILELDELWHYLCKKKQKLWVWTAMDRITGQLLDWELGNRDSQTLTGLLKQLHQYHVTICNTDKWDAYAELIPADMLVQTKRETTMIERNNSRLRHWFGRFHRRTLIVSKSIKMVDATLALFATFWVNGSHEHLISLLN; encoded by the exons ATTCCTATGGACTGTCCCAGGTGTAAAAGTTCTCATGTGGTCAAAAACGGTTCTGTAAAAGGTGTTCACAAACATTTATGCCGAGCCTGTGGTTTTCAATTCACCCGAACTACGCCGCGTGGAAAACCACTAAAAACAAAGATATTGGCAGTAGTACTCTATCTAAGCGGTTTATCACTGAATCGTATTGGGCAACTGTGCGGAGTTTCAGCGCAATCTGTTCTCAACTGGATCCGCGATTATGCGGCAGAACATGCTGAACGACCACGGCCCGAAGGACAAACCGTCATCCTGGAATTGGATGAATTATGGCATTACCTCTGTA AAAAAAAACAAAAACTCTGGGTCTGGACAGCTATGGATCGCATTACCGGTCAATTACTGGATTGGGAACTCGGCAACCGAGACTCCCAAACCCTCACCGGACTCCTGAAACAGCTTCACCAATACCATGTCACTATCTGCAATACAGACAAATGGGATGCCTATGCTGAACTTATTCCTGCCGATATGCTGGTTCAAACCAAACGGGAAACTACTATGATCGAAAGGAATAATAGTCGATTGCGTCATTGGTTCGGTCGATTCCATCGAAGAACACTCATCGTCTCCAAATCAATTAAGATGGTCGATGCCACTTTAGCTCTTTTTGCAACATTCTGGGTAAATGGTTCTCATGAACATCTTATATCACTACTAAATTGA
- a CDS encoding DUF4139 domain-containing protein: protein MNRAVTIVLMMLIMCNRAAYSGEISITVYNSDLAVVKSVDTMSFKKGRQTISFTDVADKIDPTSVRFTAVKGDIKIIEQNYRYDLVSPQKVLERYIDREIALRLEKGDIVEGTLQAVSDDVVIKSREGKLNIVKSDAIERFEFPELPGGLITRPTLVWEMYSKNDESTQTEVSYMTEGMSWHAEYTAVVGSSDREMELSSWVSIENNSGATYNDAILKVVAGDVHRVLPPRPDFRRQMTLSAKAEEAMPGGFEERGLFEYHLYELQGKTTVQNAEIKQIALFEPTVIKVDKRFIYDSRKDSQKVSVTMEFVNSEKGGPGIPLPAGKVRMYKRDTDGALEFVGEDSIEHTPKNEKVRLVAGNAFDLVGERRVTDTERVSQNVRDESVEVKLRNRKEEPVTITAVEHLWGDWEIREKSTDFVKKDANTIEFNVTIPADGEAVITYTVRYK from the coding sequence ATGAATAGAGCTGTGACAATAGTACTCATGATGCTGATAATGTGTAACCGCGCGGCGTATTCCGGAGAGATATCGATTACGGTATACAATTCGGATCTGGCCGTTGTCAAGTCAGTGGACACCATGAGTTTCAAAAAAGGCCGTCAGACAATATCGTTTACCGATGTCGCCGATAAAATCGATCCCACATCGGTCAGATTTACTGCCGTCAAAGGGGATATTAAAATCATCGAGCAGAATTACCGCTATGACCTGGTGAGTCCCCAAAAAGTACTGGAACGGTATATAGACCGTGAAATAGCTCTTCGTCTTGAAAAAGGCGATATCGTGGAGGGAACGCTTCAGGCTGTTTCCGATGATGTGGTTATTAAAAGCCGCGAGGGGAAACTGAATATTGTGAAGAGCGATGCGATCGAGCGTTTTGAGTTTCCCGAGCTTCCCGGCGGGCTTATCACTCGCCCTACCCTTGTATGGGAAATGTACAGTAAGAACGATGAGTCGACACAGACCGAGGTTTCCTATATGACAGAGGGTATGTCATGGCATGCGGAGTATACGGCGGTTGTGGGCAGCAGCGACCGTGAAATGGAGTTATCGTCGTGGGTTTCCATCGAAAACAATTCTGGTGCGACCTACAACGATGCGATACTTAAAGTCGTTGCCGGTGACGTTCATCGGGTTTTACCGCCCCGGCCGGATTTCCGCCGCCAGATGACCCTGAGCGCCAAGGCGGAAGAAGCAATGCCCGGCGGGTTTGAGGAACGGGGGCTTTTCGAGTATCATCTCTACGAGTTACAGGGAAAGACCACGGTACAAAACGCTGAAATAAAACAGATTGCTCTTTTTGAGCCAACCGTAATTAAAGTGGATAAACGTTTTATTTACGATTCCCGGAAAGACTCGCAAAAAGTTTCGGTCACCATGGAATTCGTCAATTCCGAAAAAGGAGGTCCGGGTATACCCCTGCCGGCAGGTAAAGTAAGGATGTATAAGCGCGATACCGACGGTGCGCTCGAGTTTGTCGGAGAGGATTCTATCGAGCATACACCGAAAAATGAGAAAGTGCGGCTTGTCGCGGGGAATGCATTCGATCTTGTCGGTGAACGTCGGGTTACCGATACCGAGCGAGTTTCGCAGAATGTGCGTGATGAAAGCGTTGAGGTAAAACTGAGGAACCGTAAGGAAGAACCGGTTACTATAACCGCTGTCGAGCACCTGTGGGGCGACTGGGAAATCAGAGAAAAATCGACCGATTTCGTTAAAAAGGATGCAAACACCATAGAATTCAATGTCACTATCCCCGCCGATGGGGAAGCGGTTATAACATATACGGTTCGTTATAAATAA